From one Nycticebus coucang isolate mNycCou1 chromosome 14, mNycCou1.pri, whole genome shotgun sequence genomic stretch:
- the SVIP gene encoding small VCP/p97-interacting protein — protein MGMCFPCPGESAPPTPDLEEKRAKLAEAAERRQKEAASRGILDVQSVEGKKKKKEKLEKQIAASGPPPEGGLRWTVS, from the exons ATGGGGATGTGTTTTCCTTGCCCAGGAGAGTCGGCGCCTCCGACGCCGGACCTG gaagagaaaagagcaaaGCTTGCAGAGGCTGCAGAGAGAAGACAGAAGGAG GCTGCATCTCGAGGAATTTTGGATGTTCAATctgtggaaggaaagaaaaagaaaaaggaaaaattagaaaaacaaattgcTGCATCTGGTCCTCCACCAGAAGGTGGACTTAGG